One Acidobacteriaceae bacterium genomic region harbors:
- a CDS encoding MFS transporter, whose translation MRSRHRVPVWLMGLTNLSYGLYGGVVAFAVPQLLGERHVPETAIAGLTAVAFSPGFWSFLFSPILDVRFSRRWYAVMLAIMASLTLVVAFINLDHLVLLESVLTVGFFAAYLYQSAVGGWLSSITSGEEEKSISVWMTIGNVGGFGVMAIGCNQLVRHLSPIAVAVVLAISVLIPTIPFPLMQAPGPDRRLASESFSKFFGDLVSLVKRREVIISIVMFMAPAATFSLTNFLGSRGNDFHASPGFVGVVGGVGVAAGGVVGCLVFPAISRFMPLRLLYLAVGIAGALCTLGLILLPRGPASFAITLIAENLFQSLAITISIAITFETIGRNNPLASTTFCFVSSAFSLPISYMLYVDAFGFARGGISGSLAADATTGILASVLLGCMLLWLARSRPKAVMV comes from the coding sequence ATGCGAAGCCGTCATCGGGTTCCTGTCTGGCTCATGGGTCTCACGAATCTGTCGTACGGTCTGTATGGCGGAGTGGTTGCGTTCGCGGTGCCGCAGCTGCTCGGCGAACGACACGTGCCTGAGACGGCGATTGCGGGGCTGACGGCGGTCGCGTTTTCACCGGGCTTCTGGTCGTTTCTCTTCAGCCCGATTCTTGATGTCCGATTCAGCCGGCGATGGTACGCGGTGATGCTCGCGATCATGGCGTCACTCACGCTGGTGGTGGCGTTTATCAATCTCGATCATCTCGTATTGCTGGAGAGCGTGCTGACGGTGGGCTTCTTCGCGGCGTATTTGTATCAAAGCGCGGTGGGCGGGTGGCTGTCGTCAATCACTTCAGGCGAGGAGGAGAAGTCCATCAGCGTGTGGATGACGATCGGCAATGTGGGTGGGTTTGGTGTGATGGCGATCGGCTGCAACCAACTTGTGCGTCATCTCTCGCCGATTGCGGTCGCAGTGGTGCTCGCGATCTCGGTGCTGATTCCGACGATCCCTTTTCCCTTGATGCAGGCGCCGGGGCCGGACCGAAGGCTAGCCAGCGAATCGTTCTCGAAGTTCTTCGGCGATCTTGTGTCGCTGGTCAAGCGGCGCGAGGTGATCATTTCCATCGTGATGTTCATGGCTCCAGCGGCGACGTTCTCGCTGACGAACTTCCTCGGCAGCCGCGGCAATGACTTTCATGCTTCGCCGGGATTTGTGGGCGTGGTGGGAGGCGTGGGAGTGGCTGCGGGCGGAGTCGTGGGCTGCTTGGTGTTTCCGGCGATCAGCCGCTTTATGCCGCTGAGATTGCTTTATCTTGCGGTGGGGATCGCAGGTGCGTTGTGCACACTGGGACTGATTTTGCTGCCACGTGGTCCGGCATCTTTCGCGATCACTTTGATTGCGGAGAACCTCTTCCAATCGCTGGCGATTACGATCAGCATCGCGATCACGTTTGAGACGATCGGCCGCAACAATCCGCTGGCCTCCACGACCTTCTGTTTCGTTTCTTCGGCGTTCAGTCTGCCAATCTCATACATGCTGTATGTGGACGCGTTCGGATTTGCGCGCGGAGGCATTAGCGGCAGCCTGGCGGCGGACGCGACAACAGGGATCCTCGCGAGTGTTCTGCTTGGCTGCATGCTGCTGTGGCTGGCGCGGAGCCGGCCGAAAGCGGTGATGGTGTGA
- a CDS encoding SGNH/GDSL hydrolase family protein, translated as MGLRFSAALTIGFALCAMSAQASDKAAKKIEPHWIATWGTSQVGPEPSQAQLTDAQLTDTTVRQIVRVSVGGTTVRVQLSNAFGTRPLRVDAVHVAQAKSPASSAIDATTDHPVTFDGRDSVVIPTGSVWVSDPVQMQVDPLSDLSISFHYAEPPSVQTSHPGSRATSYLLHGVHSGDPELVDAEKTVRWLGLAEVDVIADEAARTVIALGDSITDGHGATTDGNDRWTDELAKRLQADKKLRDVAVVNEGIGGNALLTHALGEPVLERFDRDVLAVSGVKYVIVLEGINDLGAVARRPAATQGDHDELVKRMEGAFAQIVARAHAHGILAYGATIMPDGKSGYYHPNAMDDAAREAVNAWILAPGHFDGVVDLDKLTRDPANPMQLNPAFDSGDGLHPGPVGYKAMGDAIPLEWFK; from the coding sequence ATGGGATTGCGTTTTTCAGCAGCGTTGACGATAGGTTTCGCGTTGTGCGCGATGTCTGCGCAGGCGTCAGACAAAGCGGCGAAGAAGATCGAGCCACACTGGATTGCAACGTGGGGGACGTCGCAGGTGGGACCGGAGCCGAGTCAGGCGCAGTTGACGGATGCGCAGTTGACGGACACTACAGTGCGGCAGATTGTGCGCGTGTCGGTGGGTGGGACGACTGTGCGGGTGCAGCTGTCGAATGCGTTTGGAACGCGGCCGCTGCGCGTGGATGCAGTGCATGTCGCGCAGGCGAAGTCGCCGGCGTCGAGTGCGATTGATGCGACAACGGATCATCCGGTGACGTTTGATGGACGTGACAGCGTGGTGATTCCGACAGGGTCGGTGTGGGTGTCGGACCCGGTGCAGATGCAGGTGGATCCGCTGAGCGATCTCTCGATCAGCTTCCACTACGCGGAGCCGCCGAGCGTGCAGACGAGTCATCCAGGGTCACGAGCGACTTCATACCTGCTGCATGGGGTGCACTCGGGCGATCCGGAGTTGGTGGACGCAGAAAAGACGGTGCGATGGCTGGGGCTGGCTGAGGTGGATGTGATCGCCGATGAAGCGGCGCGCACGGTGATAGCGCTGGGGGATTCGATTACGGATGGACACGGAGCGACAACGGATGGGAACGATCGCTGGACGGACGAGCTCGCGAAACGGCTGCAGGCAGATAAGAAGCTGCGCGATGTTGCGGTAGTGAATGAGGGGATTGGAGGGAATGCGCTGCTGACGCACGCGCTGGGCGAGCCGGTGCTCGAGCGGTTTGATCGCGACGTGCTGGCGGTGAGCGGAGTCAAGTACGTGATTGTGCTGGAAGGGATCAATGATCTCGGTGCGGTGGCGCGCAGGCCAGCTGCGACGCAGGGAGATCACGATGAGCTGGTGAAGCGCATGGAGGGCGCGTTCGCGCAGATTGTGGCGCGGGCGCATGCACACGGGATTCTGGCTTACGGCGCGACGATTATGCCGGATGGGAAATCCGGCTATTACCATCCGAATGCAATGGATGATGCAGCGCGAGAGGCGGTGAATGCATGGATTCTAGCGCCGGGGCACTTTGATGGCGTGGTGGATCTGGATAAACTGACGCGCGATCCAGCGAATCCAATGCAGCTGAATCCGGCGTTTGATTCAGGGGATGGGCTGCATCCAGGGCCGGTGGGATACAAGGCGATGGGCGATGCGATTCCGCTGGAGTGGTTCAAGTAG
- a CDS encoding serine hydrolase domain-containing protein: MRIFPAFALFLSASLTCSAQLSPQTQQQIADIANKALHDTGVPSASIAIVENDRVVYAQAFGLANVSPAKPATPDMAYAIGSISKQFTANAILLLQQRGKLSIDDPVAKYFPNFTRANEVTLRNLMTMTSGYEDFAPQDYIIPAWRQNTDPVENATRWATKPLDFTPGTDWQYSNTNYVILGLIVQKVTGEPLMQFIRENVLDPLHLQGVFNTYTDRAKLEVTGYVSYALAPVRVQPLEGNGWYFGDGDLAMPASTLAAWDIGIMEQKLLSPASYKQFETPFILANGDNTHYGLGTYINYLNGHRELEHSGEVGGYVSENMVFPEDGVAVVVLTNEVASSAARRIAVGIARQILPGITPAPPSPDTLEPTLKTILAGLQQGNIDRSLFTSDANDYFNATALADFKSTLAPLGTITDVTRTYTHQRGGMTGSVYHVTYSSGTTISVSTYVQPDGKIEQFLITAKS, translated from the coding sequence ATGCGCATTTTTCCTGCGTTCGCTTTATTTCTTTCTGCATCTCTAACGTGCTCCGCGCAGCTCTCGCCGCAGACACAGCAGCAAATCGCTGACATCGCCAACAAGGCGCTGCACGACACCGGCGTCCCTTCCGCATCCATCGCCATCGTTGAAAATGATCGCGTCGTTTACGCTCAAGCCTTCGGTCTCGCCAATGTCTCGCCCGCCAAACCCGCGACGCCGGACATGGCCTACGCCATCGGCAGCATTTCCAAGCAGTTCACCGCGAATGCGATCCTTCTTCTGCAACAACGCGGCAAGCTCTCCATCGACGATCCTGTCGCCAAATACTTCCCCAACTTCACGCGCGCCAACGAAGTCACCCTCCGCAACCTCATGACCATGACCTCCGGCTACGAGGACTTCGCGCCGCAGGACTACATCATCCCCGCGTGGCGCCAGAACACCGACCCGGTGGAGAACGCCACGCGCTGGGCCACCAAGCCGCTCGACTTCACACCTGGCACCGACTGGCAGTACTCCAACACCAACTACGTCATCCTCGGCCTCATCGTGCAGAAGGTTACCGGCGAACCGCTCATGCAGTTCATCCGCGAAAACGTCCTCGACCCGCTGCATCTTCAAGGCGTCTTCAACACTTACACCGACCGCGCAAAACTCGAGGTCACCGGCTACGTCTCGTATGCGCTCGCGCCTGTTCGCGTGCAGCCGCTCGAAGGCAACGGCTGGTACTTCGGCGACGGCGACCTTGCCATGCCCGCGTCCACGCTCGCCGCCTGGGACATCGGCATCATGGAACAGAAGCTCCTCTCGCCCGCCAGCTACAAGCAATTCGAAACACCCTTCATCCTCGCCAACGGCGACAACACCCACTACGGCCTCGGCACTTACATCAACTACCTCAACGGTCACCGCGAACTGGAGCACTCCGGTGAGGTCGGCGGTTACGTCTCCGAGAACATGGTCTTCCCGGAAGACGGTGTCGCTGTGGTTGTCCTCACCAATGAGGTCGCTTCCTCTGCCGCTCGTCGCATCGCCGTCGGCATCGCGCGTCAGATTCTTCCCGGCATCACGCCTGCACCGCCGTCGCCTGACACTCTCGAGCCCACGCTCAAAACTATCCTCGCCGGCCTTCAGCAGGGCAATATCGATCGCTCCCTCTTCACCTCTGACGCCAATGATTACTTCAACGCGACCGCGCTCGCCGACTTCAAGTCCACTCTCGCCCCGCTCGGCACCATCACCGACGTCACGCGCACCTACACGCACCAGCGCGGCGGCATGACCGGCAGCGTCTACCACGTCACCTACTCCAGCGGCACCACCATCTCGGTCAGCACCTACGTGCAGCCCGACGGCAAGATCGAACAGTTCCTCATCACTGCCAAATCGTGA
- a CDS encoding BlaI/MecI/CopY family transcriptional regulator codes for MPAAKHLPLTKLELQLMQVIWRRGASTVSEVQECLDQQLAYTTVQTMLNILLRKGKVKRQLRGRAFVYSAAVTEEKASTNALKDLIDRMFGGSSEELVMSLIKSRQLDPEKIAELTRRLEEEEGSR; via the coding sequence ATGCCTGCCGCCAAACACCTTCCCCTCACCAAGCTCGAGCTCCAGCTCATGCAGGTCATCTGGCGGCGCGGTGCCAGCACTGTGAGCGAAGTTCAGGAGTGCCTTGACCAGCAGCTCGCCTACACCACCGTCCAGACGATGCTGAACATCCTGCTCCGCAAGGGCAAGGTGAAGCGCCAGCTTCGCGGCCGCGCCTTCGTCTACAGCGCCGCCGTCACCGAAGAGAAGGCCTCGACCAACGCGCTGAAAGATCTCATCGACCGCATGTTCGGCGGCTCCAGTGAAGAACTGGTGATGAGCCTCATCAAGAGCCGCCAGCTTGATCCCGAAAAGATCGCCGAGCTCACGCGTCGTCTCGAAGAAGAGGAGGGCAGCCGATGA
- a CDS encoding M56 family metallopeptidase has protein sequence MTHLELTLLNYLLNSLWQTPVIFLFAVLAARITASAGPRTQHRIWVTALILEALLPACAFGPSLRGMLLSFMHSAHSRVTTQTTLLGVTAPAPGSPHLVALAESVALVAYIAASLYFAVRLAVRLHRTRALRHTAQPIVLTGEPLALWNRCARIFGIDDAHLAASAHVVGPSTIGIRRRTILVPPTLLTSISCEDLAAALAHEFAHMRRRDFARNLLYEFIALPIAWHPLLWLTRLRIAESREMVCDEIAARATHGATRYAHSLLRLAESFSRPTPAATLHAIGILDANVLERRVMKLTRIHSITAVSRRAAIIAAVALGIATCASAMSLRLEVPTSAILSAHTVSPAPAFIASGSQQPDGPIRVAGGIAAGQIISKVDPIYPPIARAAGIAGAVVLHAIIGADGTIQQLAVISGPPMLVGSAMDAVRQWVYKPYLLNGEPVKVDTTITVNYSLDPQKTPPPPPPPSANNAREDTYQITGTDGEVYNVGGSVRPPVAIYAPDPEYTEAARKAKLSGNVIVSLVVDSDGEPQNVRVARGLGNELDEKAVGAVQQYKFKPATRNGEPVSTYLNIAVNFQIF, from the coding sequence ATGACGCACCTCGAACTCACCCTCCTCAATTACCTCCTGAACTCGCTCTGGCAGACCCCCGTCATCTTCCTGTTCGCCGTACTCGCCGCGCGGATCACAGCATCTGCCGGGCCGCGGACACAACATCGCATCTGGGTGACAGCGCTCATCCTCGAAGCCCTCCTGCCCGCGTGCGCCTTTGGTCCCAGCCTGCGCGGCATGCTGCTCTCATTCATGCACAGCGCCCATAGCCGTGTCACAACGCAAACGACGCTCCTCGGCGTGACCGCGCCCGCCCCTGGCAGCCCGCATCTCGTTGCGCTCGCCGAATCTGTCGCACTCGTTGCGTACATTGCTGCGTCTTTGTACTTCGCCGTGCGCCTCGCTGTTCGTCTTCACCGCACGCGCGCGCTTCGCCACACAGCGCAGCCCATCGTCCTCACCGGCGAACCGCTCGCCCTATGGAATCGCTGCGCTCGCATCTTCGGGATCGACGACGCGCACCTTGCAGCATCGGCTCACGTCGTCGGCCCTTCCACCATCGGAATCCGTCGCCGCACCATCCTTGTTCCACCCACGCTGCTCACGTCGATCTCCTGCGAAGACCTCGCAGCGGCTCTCGCGCACGAGTTCGCACACATGCGCCGCCGCGACTTCGCAAGAAATCTCCTCTACGAATTCATTGCACTGCCCATTGCCTGGCATCCGCTGCTCTGGCTCACGCGGCTTCGCATCGCTGAATCACGAGAGATGGTGTGCGACGAGATCGCCGCGCGCGCCACGCACGGCGCCACCCGCTACGCGCATTCACTTCTCCGGCTCGCCGAATCTTTCTCGCGCCCAACGCCGGCCGCTACCCTTCACGCCATCGGAATCCTTGACGCCAACGTCCTTGAGAGGAGAGTCATGAAACTCACGCGCATCCATTCCATCACCGCAGTCTCTCGCCGCGCCGCCATCATTGCCGCTGTCGCTCTCGGCATCGCAACCTGTGCCTCTGCCATGTCGCTGCGCCTCGAGGTCCCCACCAGCGCCATACTCTCTGCTCACACAGTTTCCCCAGCACCCGCCTTCATCGCGTCCGGCTCGCAGCAGCCAGATGGCCCCATTAGAGTTGCCGGTGGCATCGCCGCCGGCCAGATCATCTCCAAGGTCGATCCCATCTATCCGCCCATAGCCAGAGCCGCGGGCATCGCGGGCGCAGTCGTTCTCCACGCAATCATTGGGGCAGATGGAACCATTCAACAGTTGGCCGTCATCTCCGGCCCACCAATGCTCGTGGGGTCCGCCATGGATGCAGTAAGGCAGTGGGTCTACAAGCCCTACCTGCTCAATGGCGAGCCCGTCAAAGTCGATACGACGATCACCGTCAACTACTCTCTCGACCCACAGAAGACTCCGCCGCCACCGCCGCCACCATCCGCAAACAATGCCAGGGAAGACACCTACCAGATAACAGGGACCGACGGCGAGGTATACAACGTCGGCGGATCGGTTCGCCCGCCGGTCGCCATCTACGCGCCCGACCCCGAGTACACGGAAGCCGCACGTAAGGCCAAGCTCTCCGGCAACGTCATCGTTTCGCTGGTCGTCGACAGCGACGGCGAGCCGCAGAATGTCCGCGTCGCGCGAGGCCTGGGCAATGAGCTCGACGAGAAGGCCGTCGGAGCCGTGCAGCAGTACAAATTCAAACCCGCAACACGAAACGGCGAGCCCGTCTCCACCTACCTCAACATCGCCGTCAACTTCCAAATCTTCTGA
- a CDS encoding TIGR03118 family protein: MSRITIFLLAALCVLLGPLPSAHAQAYVVTNLVSDGSVTATTMDPGFLNPWGISVSGTWWISTANTGYSYVVPATTDAIAFKVVIPAASGTGTGAPAGSATTAGATGMVLSNGTKASFLFSTLDGAVYGWNSKLGTSGAVTLSAINSSSAAASYPGLAILNPNATSSYILLPNFGAGNKVEVYDSTFKPTTLSGSFTDPNLPSGYSPWSIQILNNQVWVAYALRGSSAPYAPTLGAGNGIVDVFDTSGNFVARAVTGGNLNAPWGIAFAPATGFGIFSGDLLIGNFGDGHINVYDPKNSYAYLGQLVDSTGKPLVYASLWSLLTGGTPILNSTSVSGGSLTSVYLTAGLANQQHGLLAAINSSTVSGASPTFAFSSSASSATVTDGNTATFTLAAVPVNGYSGTMTFTCSGLPVNSVCIFSPYTLSVASNAPASTTLSITTMGSKASMGFIHYHHGMPPFALASIVPLSLLPLAMFVRRRRSSSRALRLFGPLAILVLGYAATVLVLGCGNSASPATTPPSTPTGNSIVTVTATPSGGAPQQTSIALTVQ; this comes from the coding sequence ATGAGCCGCATCACTATCTTTCTGCTCGCCGCCCTCTGCGTCCTGCTCGGCCCGCTGCCCTCCGCGCACGCACAGGCTTATGTCGTCACCAATCTCGTCTCTGACGGCTCCGTCACCGCCACCACCATGGATCCGGGCTTCCTCAATCCGTGGGGGATCTCCGTCAGCGGCACCTGGTGGATCAGCACTGCCAACACCGGCTACAGCTATGTCGTCCCCGCTACTACAGATGCCATCGCCTTTAAGGTCGTCATCCCGGCTGCTTCAGGAACCGGCACAGGTGCGCCCGCCGGCTCCGCCACCACCGCCGGAGCGACCGGCATGGTTCTCTCCAACGGCACCAAAGCGTCCTTCCTCTTCTCCACGCTCGACGGCGCCGTCTACGGCTGGAACTCCAAGCTCGGCACCAGCGGCGCCGTCACTCTCTCAGCCATCAACAGCTCTTCCGCCGCCGCCTCCTATCCCGGCCTCGCCATCCTCAATCCCAACGCCACCAGCAGCTACATCCTCCTTCCCAACTTCGGCGCCGGCAACAAAGTCGAGGTCTACGACAGCACCTTCAAACCCACCACTCTCTCCGGCTCCTTCACCGATCCCAACCTTCCCTCCGGCTACTCTCCATGGTCGATTCAAATCCTCAATAACCAGGTCTGGGTCGCGTACGCACTCCGCGGCTCCTCCGCGCCCTACGCGCCCACCCTCGGCGCCGGCAACGGGATCGTCGACGTCTTCGACACCAGCGGCAACTTCGTCGCCCGCGCCGTCACCGGAGGCAATCTCAACGCGCCCTGGGGCATCGCCTTCGCGCCCGCCACAGGCTTCGGCATCTTCTCCGGCGACCTTCTCATCGGCAACTTCGGCGACGGTCACATCAACGTCTACGACCCCAAAAACAGCTACGCGTACCTCGGCCAGCTCGTCGACTCCACCGGCAAGCCACTCGTCTACGCCTCACTCTGGAGCCTCCTCACCGGCGGCACGCCCATCCTCAACAGCACTTCCGTCAGCGGAGGCAGCCTCACCTCGGTCTACCTCACCGCCGGCCTCGCCAACCAGCAGCACGGCCTCCTCGCCGCCATCAACAGCTCCACCGTCTCCGGAGCCTCACCAACCTTCGCCTTCAGCTCCTCCGCCTCCTCCGCCACCGTCACCGACGGCAACACCGCCACCTTCACGCTCGCCGCTGTCCCGGTTAACGGCTATAGCGGCACCATGACCTTCACCTGCAGCGGCCTTCCGGTGAACAGCGTCTGCATCTTCTCGCCCTACACCCTGAGCGTCGCGTCAAATGCCCCCGCAAGCACCACGCTTAGCATCACCACCATGGGCTCCAAGGCCAGCATGGGATTTATCCACTATCACCATGGCATGCCTCCCTTCGCCTTAGCCTCGATCGTTCCGTTGTCGCTGCTTCCGCTGGCAATGTTCGTTCGCCGCCGTCGCAGCTCCTCGCGAGCTCTGCGGCTCTTCGGCCCACTCGCCATTCTGGTCCTCGGTTATGCTGCGACCGTTCTCGTCCTCGGCTGCGGCAACAGCGCATCGCCAGCCACAACACCGCCCTCCACGCCCACCGGCAACTCAATCGTCACTGTCACCGCGACACCCTCGGGCGGCGCACCCCAGCAAACCTCCATCGCCTTGACCGTTCAGTAG